In Pseudomonas sp. Leaf58, one DNA window encodes the following:
- a CDS encoding XRE family transcriptional regulator: MNTSGDRLKVLLHECGLTPSDFAAQRSITPQHVNNWFNRGVPLARLDELADLFCVHRRWLRTGEGPKHPSSILRSCLPGRAPANPPTPLSAQGGRLLKVPFYELQNGLLSPVPIKHLSLPEKALQSLGVQAENAICLAMPTGNMAPLIPQQATLAIDLGMTKVVEGETYALLHNGVLRVNNLSVGEHGTLYLHSHDRRSYAVERYTAAQRQAQGLEVIGWVFHWSHFRQQRPG; encoded by the coding sequence ATGAACACTTCCGGCGACCGCCTCAAAGTCCTGCTCCACGAATGTGGCCTGACCCCTTCTGATTTTGCCGCTCAACGCAGCATCACCCCCCAGCACGTCAACAACTGGTTCAACCGCGGTGTGCCCCTGGCCCGGCTGGACGAGCTGGCCGACCTATTCTGCGTGCATCGCCGCTGGTTACGCACGGGCGAGGGGCCTAAACACCCCAGCTCGATCCTGCGGAGCTGCCTGCCAGGGCGGGCGCCCGCCAACCCGCCCACGCCGCTGTCAGCGCAAGGCGGCCGGCTACTGAAAGTGCCCTTTTACGAACTGCAGAACGGCCTGCTGTCGCCAGTGCCCATCAAACACCTAAGCCTGCCCGAAAAGGCCCTGCAAAGCTTGGGGGTACAGGCCGAAAACGCCATCTGCCTAGCCATGCCCACCGGCAACATGGCCCCGCTGATCCCCCAGCAGGCCACCCTGGCCATCGACCTGGGCATGACTAAGGTGGTCGAGGGCGAAACCTATGCCCTACTGCACAACGGCGTGCTCAGGGTGAACAACCTCAGCGTCGGCGAGCACGGTACGCTGTACCTGCACAGCCACGACCGGCGCAGCTACGCGGTCGAGCGCTACACCGCGGCCCAGCGCCAGGCGCAAGGGCTTGAGGTTATCGGCTGGGTGTTCCACTGGTCACATTTCCGCCAGCAACGGCCAGGCTGA
- a CDS encoding Eco57I restriction-modification methylase domain-containing protein, translating into MFQKVFDAIQAKRNRPWSNEEEVRVAWIAALENGLGIHFDAERAKRDASYNNVIIEFKAPGFFNGSKDSPKFKEATEDRLLKYITRAGKAQGLQQDEYIGIAIDGDHVCFAQVVDGSIHTQHLLPFSPEVVGLVLEAIQNNYRRAVITENLIEDFGQGAEKGIALMQAMSDALAASLALEGNNKIKMLFEEWRTLYGQVADLSTEQQSAIDASLRFVWRGGAEYKMAGRLFVIHSYNSLVIKLLAAEIVSAHGLSSKVGPAQEMAFLLSDEALLKSLGSDIERGQIFAEAGIKGFIEEAIFSWYLDVCQDATFRKLIVDALRGVLGKLALYRTDRLERTRDVLRDFYQGLVPETLRKCLGEFYTPDWLVEHTLSSAKVDDWLSTRGLDPTCGSGSFIIEMIRRKRHAAALAGMTAAQTVEMLCQSVWGFDLNPLAVQTARVNYLMEIADLLRICKGEQIEVPILLADAIYSPARDPNDDEDVVSYQIGSQVARLDIRLPSQLAFDRKRLDDVFELMGEAVEKNLEFDRAEDLLVKYKLLSTADAAAWRKPLKGTYDQVLRLHRQDWNGIWFRIVRNFFWSATAGHFDLVCGNPPWVRWSKLPEAYRERVKPTCEQYSIFSNTKFHGGNELDISAIITYTTGDKWLKKGGKLAFVITQTVFQSPSSSGFRNFKITESDWLSPLFVDDLQALKPFPDATNKTAVVVFEKAKKSPTYPVDYRVWQAGKRGGKAVDPTLSLTDVLGRVSILDMEAMPVGGEGSPWAILKPGRWDVVNKLSGESEWILGRKGITADLNGVYFVPIEDCSDNGLVQIRTRPEAGKKDIGNAKKVWIEPDLLFPLIKGASDFEACYFKPAQELFTFVPNTGINRGDYEAAEVVVQDLKRTKQYFNAFKDVLSQRSTYRGRMPGAPYYAVYNVGEFTFKPWKVIWAEMSGQFSAAVAGKAEVPFKGERPYVPDHKVYFVAFDDKQEAHFLCGLLNSQVVKEYVESHNISIQVGNIFKHMELPRFNKASTDHVELALLVEQAHREHDHAARQILVQRIAGHADTVLGQWMKTRRANA; encoded by the coding sequence GTGTTTCAAAAGGTATTTGATGCAATTCAGGCCAAGCGCAATCGCCCATGGAGCAATGAGGAAGAGGTAAGGGTGGCCTGGATTGCTGCCCTTGAGAACGGGCTTGGGATCCACTTTGATGCAGAGCGCGCGAAGCGGGACGCCAGCTACAACAATGTCATTATCGAATTTAAGGCGCCGGGCTTTTTCAATGGCTCCAAGGACAGCCCGAAATTCAAGGAGGCGACAGAAGATCGTCTTCTCAAGTACATCACCCGTGCTGGCAAGGCACAGGGGCTTCAACAGGATGAGTACATCGGTATTGCTATCGATGGCGACCATGTCTGCTTCGCTCAGGTGGTCGATGGCAGCATTCACACCCAGCATTTGTTGCCATTTTCACCGGAGGTGGTAGGGCTGGTTCTGGAGGCTATTCAGAATAATTACCGCCGCGCTGTGATTACTGAAAACCTGATCGAAGACTTTGGGCAGGGGGCCGAGAAAGGCATCGCTCTGATGCAGGCTATGTCCGATGCGCTGGCTGCCAGCCTCGCTTTAGAAGGCAACAACAAGATCAAGATGCTATTCGAAGAATGGCGTACGCTCTATGGTCAAGTGGCTGATCTGTCCACCGAGCAGCAAAGCGCTATTGATGCATCATTGCGTTTTGTCTGGAGAGGTGGCGCCGAATACAAAATGGCGGGTCGGCTGTTTGTGATTCATAGCTACAACTCGTTGGTTATCAAGTTGTTAGCGGCTGAGATTGTATCCGCCCATGGTCTCTCGTCCAAGGTGGGCCCGGCACAGGAGATGGCATTCCTTTTGAGTGATGAGGCGCTGCTCAAATCACTCGGCAGTGACATTGAGCGAGGTCAAATTTTTGCCGAAGCCGGTATCAAAGGATTTATCGAAGAGGCCATCTTTAGCTGGTACCTGGATGTCTGTCAGGACGCTACTTTCAGAAAGCTAATCGTAGATGCTTTGCGCGGCGTTTTGGGCAAGCTCGCCCTCTATCGTACAGATCGTCTTGAGCGCACGCGAGATGTGCTACGCGATTTTTACCAGGGGCTGGTTCCTGAAACATTGCGCAAGTGCCTTGGGGAGTTTTACACGCCTGACTGGTTGGTAGAGCACACGCTGTCTAGCGCGAAAGTCGATGATTGGTTGAGCACTAGGGGGCTTGATCCTACCTGTGGTTCAGGATCTTTCATTATTGAAATGATTCGGCGTAAGCGACACGCTGCGGCATTGGCTGGAATGACTGCCGCTCAGACCGTTGAAATGCTCTGCCAGTCGGTATGGGGGTTCGATTTAAATCCCTTGGCAGTACAGACAGCCCGTGTGAACTACCTGATGGAGATAGCGGACCTATTGCGGATCTGCAAAGGAGAGCAAATTGAAGTTCCGATTTTGCTAGCGGATGCCATCTACTCCCCGGCACGAGACCCAAACGACGATGAAGATGTGGTTTCGTATCAGATTGGTAGTCAAGTGGCTCGTCTGGATATCCGTTTGCCTTCTCAGCTAGCGTTCGACCGTAAGCGTCTGGATGATGTTTTCGAACTCATGGGAGAGGCGGTCGAAAAAAATCTGGAGTTCGACCGAGCCGAAGACCTGTTGGTCAAATACAAGCTTTTGAGCACAGCTGACGCGGCTGCTTGGCGTAAGCCTTTGAAGGGGACTTATGACCAGGTTCTAAGGCTCCACCGTCAAGATTGGAATGGTATTTGGTTCCGTATCGTGCGGAATTTCTTCTGGTCGGCTACGGCAGGGCACTTTGACCTGGTATGCGGAAATCCACCATGGGTGCGCTGGTCAAAGCTGCCAGAAGCTTACCGGGAGCGGGTCAAACCTACCTGTGAGCAGTATTCTATTTTCTCCAATACTAAGTTCCATGGTGGTAATGAGCTTGATATATCCGCCATCATTACGTACACAACCGGAGATAAGTGGCTAAAAAAAGGCGGTAAGCTTGCTTTTGTGATTACCCAGACTGTATTCCAGTCGCCATCATCGTCAGGGTTCAGGAACTTTAAAATTACCGAAAGTGATTGGTTGTCGCCGCTTTTTGTTGACGATTTGCAAGCCCTCAAGCCGTTTCCAGATGCGACAAACAAAACTGCTGTAGTGGTTTTTGAGAAGGCAAAAAAATCGCCAACCTATCCGGTTGACTATCGGGTATGGCAGGCGGGGAAACGAGGCGGAAAGGCGGTCGATCCTACGCTATCTCTTACCGATGTTCTCGGTCGTGTGTCGATCCTGGATATGGAAGCTATGCCGGTAGGGGGGGAAGGATCGCCGTGGGCAATTTTAAAGCCTGGCCGCTGGGATGTGGTGAACAAACTGTCTGGTGAATCTGAGTGGATCTTGGGTCGCAAAGGTATTACAGCAGATCTTAATGGTGTTTACTTCGTTCCAATTGAGGATTGTTCTGATAATGGATTGGTTCAGATCAGGACAAGGCCAGAGGCTGGAAAAAAGGACATTGGCAACGCGAAGAAAGTTTGGATTGAACCGGATTTGCTTTTCCCCTTGATCAAGGGTGCGAGCGACTTTGAGGCTTGCTATTTCAAGCCGGCCCAAGAGCTTTTTACGTTTGTGCCCAATACAGGTATCAATCGTGGCGATTACGAAGCGGCTGAGGTTGTTGTACAGGATCTGAAGCGGACAAAGCAATACTTCAACGCCTTCAAGGATGTTTTGTCTCAGCGCTCGACTTACCGTGGCCGGATGCCTGGTGCACCTTACTACGCCGTCTACAACGTAGGCGAGTTCACTTTCAAACCTTGGAAGGTGATCTGGGCGGAAATGTCCGGGCAGTTTTCTGCTGCTGTAGCCGGCAAGGCAGAGGTACCTTTTAAGGGTGAGCGCCCTTACGTGCCTGACCACAAAGTCTATTTTGTGGCCTTTGATGATAAGCAGGAAGCCCATTTCCTCTGTGGTTTACTTAATTCCCAAGTTGTGAAGGAGTATGTTGAAAGCCATAACATCTCCATCCAGGTTGGTAACATCTTCAAGCACATGGAGCTGCCACGGTTCAACAAAGCTTCTACTGATCATGTTGAGTTGGCTCTTTTGGTTGAGCAAGCTCATCGAGAGCATGATCATGCTGCACGCCAGATCCTAGTGCAACGGATTGCAGGTCATGCTGATACAGTGTTAGGGCAGTGGATGAAAACCCGTAGAGCCAACGCTTGA
- a CDS encoding zinc-dependent peptidase, with the protein MWSFSAWRRKRTLARYPIAPQQWQAVRERLPMLDGISAEEDHWLREACILFLLDKHLTCLPGVELDDEQRLLLAAQAQLPLLHLGELNWYQGFHEIILYPDDFKSPQRHRDASGVEHVWEGEHSGEAWQQGPIILAWNGVLASGGWEAYNLVIHELAHKLDMLNGDANGLPPLHSDMPVDEWATAMQQAYDDLNRQLDNDPDTETAIDPYAAENPAEFFAVTSEYFFSAPDLLQQAYPKVYHQLSLFYRQDPLARLCRLQAEHPEYRESHA; encoded by the coding sequence ATGTGGTCGTTCAGCGCCTGGCGGCGCAAGCGCACCCTGGCGCGCTACCCCATCGCCCCCCAACAATGGCAGGCCGTGCGCGAGCGGCTGCCGATGCTGGACGGCATCAGCGCCGAAGAGGACCACTGGCTGCGCGAGGCCTGCATCCTGTTCCTGCTGGACAAACACCTCACCTGCCTGCCCGGCGTTGAGCTGGATGACGAGCAGCGCCTGTTGCTAGCCGCCCAGGCGCAGTTACCACTGCTGCACTTGGGCGAGCTGAACTGGTACCAGGGTTTTCACGAAATCATTCTCTACCCCGACGATTTCAAAAGCCCCCAGCGCCACCGCGATGCCAGTGGCGTGGAGCACGTGTGGGAGGGCGAACACAGTGGTGAGGCCTGGCAGCAGGGCCCGATCATCCTGGCCTGGAATGGCGTATTGGCCAGTGGTGGCTGGGAGGCCTACAACCTGGTCATCCATGAGCTGGCGCATAAGCTCGACATGCTCAATGGCGATGCCAACGGCCTGCCACCGCTGCACAGCGACATGCCTGTGGATGAATGGGCCACGGCCATGCAGCAGGCCTATGACGACCTCAACCGCCAGCTGGACAACGACCCCGACACCGAAACCGCCATCGACCCGTATGCCGCGGAGAACCCAGCGGAGTTCTTCGCCGTGACCAGCGAATACTTCTTTAGTGCCCCCGACCTGCTGCAGCAGGCTTATCCGAAGGTCTACCACCAGTTGTCGCTGTTCTACCGGCAAGACCCGCTGGCCCGCCTGTGCCGGCTACAGGCCGAACACCCCGAATACCGCGAAAGCCACGCCTGA
- a CDS encoding DedA family protein: MDFNPLDLILHLDAYLDLLVTNYGPWIYAILFTVIFCETGLVVMPFLPGDSLLFIAGAVAAGGGMDPVLLAGLLMAAAILGDSTNYVIGRTTGERLFNNPNSKIFRRDYLQRTHDFYERHGGKTVTMARFLPILRTFAPFVAGIAHMHYPRFLGFSIAGSLLWVGGLVTLGYFFGNVPFIKQHLSLMVVGIIILSLVPMILGLLRGRLGRTAKAH; the protein is encoded by the coding sequence ATGGATTTCAACCCGCTGGACCTTATCCTGCATCTCGATGCCTACCTCGATCTGCTGGTCACCAATTACGGTCCCTGGATCTACGCCATCCTGTTCACCGTGATCTTCTGCGAAACTGGCTTGGTGGTAATGCCGTTCCTGCCAGGCGATTCGCTGCTGTTCATCGCCGGCGCCGTGGCCGCCGGTGGCGGTATGGACCCGGTCCTGCTGGCCGGCCTGCTGATGGCCGCGGCAATCCTGGGCGACAGCACCAACTACGTGATTGGCCGAACAACCGGCGAGCGGTTGTTCAACAACCCCAACTCGAAAATCTTCCGCCGCGACTACCTGCAGCGTACCCACGACTTCTATGAACGCCACGGTGGCAAGACCGTGACCATGGCGCGCTTCCTGCCCATTCTGCGCACCTTCGCGCCATTCGTCGCCGGCATCGCCCACATGCATTACCCGCGCTTCCTCGGCTTCAGCATTGCCGGTTCGCTGCTTTGGGTCGGCGGCCTGGTCACGTTGGGCTACTTCTTCGGCAATGTACCGTTCATCAAGCAGCACCTGTCGCTGATGGTCGTAGGCATCATCATCCTGTCGCTGGTGCCGATGATCCTCGGCCTGCTGCGTGGCCGCCTGGGCCGCACGGCCAAGGCTCACTGA
- the ppa gene encoding inorganic diphosphatase, which yields MSYSKIPAGKDLPNDIYVAIEIPANHAPIKYEIDKDSDTLFVDRFMATPMFYPANYGFIPNTLADDGDPLDVLVVTPYPVAPGSVIRARPVGVLNMTDDGGGDAKVIAVPHDKLSQLYVDVKEYTDLPALLIQQIEHFFANYKDLEKGKWVKIEGWDGADAARAAITKSVAAYKG from the coding sequence ATGAGCTACAGCAAGATTCCGGCGGGCAAAGACCTGCCGAACGACATCTACGTCGCCATCGAGATCCCGGCCAACCACGCGCCGATCAAATACGAGATCGATAAGGACAGCGATACCCTGTTCGTCGACCGTTTCATGGCTACCCCGATGTTCTACCCAGCCAACTACGGCTTCATCCCGAACACCCTGGCGGACGACGGTGATCCACTGGACGTGCTGGTGGTTACCCCTTACCCGGTAGCCCCAGGTTCGGTTATCCGCGCCCGTCCAGTTGGCGTGCTGAACATGACTGACGACGGCGGCGGCGACGCCAAGGTCATCGCTGTTCCTCACGACAAGCTGTCGCAGCTGTACGTTGACGTGAAGGAATACACCGACCTGCCGGCCCTGCTGATCCAGCAAATCGAGCACTTCTTTGCTAATTACAAAGATCTCGAAAAGGGCAAGTGGGTCAAGATCGAAGGCTGGGATGGCGCCGACGCCGCCCGTGCTGCGATCACCAAATCGGTTGCTGCCTACAAGGGCTGA